The following are from one region of the Pseudorasbora parva isolate DD20220531a chromosome 12, ASM2467924v1, whole genome shotgun sequence genome:
- the LOC137093759 gene encoding uncharacterized protein, with amino-acid sequence MFENEIYPSDEDPLEHSTAARSTTTQQDTVTESPATQRGRRPSRATSRTPRRRGLPSPPPSRHPPSPASSYSSVQPTIPAIEKWTVLGLRQVLISVEDNFSRRINKAKLYNLYVSLQAASPSPKSTPPSKTTNRSRKHKDPNSRSQKTPSPTELVLPRAPGHCSRPSASPGRAPVPATAAIIAATQPNSSLCSAEPETVGVFQHCTPGYNTSFLCPRQSFKRKYASASSSSFVSQPFPVTFSNPFPWPAAPPSNSSARLPPLAVQAQLLFVLLSFPLSPFSHSFFVGDRLKREVASASGFRPLVFYPPNTFSQTSAPFTLFSATQMPFPPNSTALELPPVASNIRAQILTEIQAVGARGGPIPIPNPSTKVLRANIPINHPLRPLIDASLNSILQAISPRTLQSYLTAWKCFKSFHSIYKLNFPDYSSLTITSFISYLNSTKNLQVSSIKGYLSGIQFFHKLAFGLPSPEISNSQTSMLIKGIQKTQPTHPDARQPITLDILTKCISTLRRGYHSTNTARTLDAMFILAFFGFLRSSEITITSTFNPKLHPTISDLAVLDNETISYFIKQSKTDQMKKGHSIYIFNLPSPIQPYQSLLAYLHFRSSQTKLFSEPLFTDDTNRPVTRFWFQKHLKSILILSGISADNFSSHSFRIGAATTAAQKGLSQHQIQKLGCWSSEAFKSYIRSNRSHIKEAQQTLIS; translated from the coding sequence ATGTTTGAGAATGAAATTTATCCATCTGACGAAGATCCTCTAGAGCATTCCACAGCTGCAAGGAGCACCACAACCCAACAAGACACCGTGACTGAATCTCCAGCAACACAGCGTGGCCGTCGGCCCAGCCGAGCCACATCCCGTACACCGAGACGCAGAGGCTTGCCATCGCCTccaccttcaagacatccaccatCTCCAGCTTCCTCCTACTCCTCAGTACAACCTACGATTCCAGCAATAGAGAAATGGACCGTACTAGGGTTAAGACAAGTGCTAATCAGTGTCGAGGATAATTTTTCCAGAAGAATTAATAAAGCCAAATTATACAACCTGTACGTGTCACTTCAAGCAGCTTCTCCATCTCCAAAATCCACTCCACCTTCCAAAACTACAAACAGATCAAGGAAACATAAGGATCCGAACTCACGCTCTCAAAAGACCCCTTCTCCCACAGAATTGGTTCTTCCTCGAGCACCAGGCCACTGCAGCAGGCCCTCAGCTAGCCCGGGCCGCGCCCCAGTTCCAGCCACCGCTGCCATCATCGCCGCCACCCAGCCCAACTCATCTCTCTGCTCCGCCGAGCCAGAGACCGTGGGTGTTTTCCAGCATTGCACCCCAGGTTACAATACCAGTTTCCTCTGCCCCAGGCAATCCTTTAAGCGTAAGTACGCTTCCGCCAGCAGCTCAAGCTTTGTATCACAGCCTTTTCCTGTCACTTTTTCTAACCCCTTCCCTTGGCCTGCAGCCCCACCATCAAACTCTAGCGCGAGGCTGCCTCCGCTAGCGGTGCAGGCCCAGCTGCTTTTTGTCCTCCTTAGCTTTCCTCTTTCCCCTTTTTCCCATTCCTTCTTTGTCGGGGACCGACTGAAACGAGAGGTTGCCTCCGCAAGCGGTTTTCGGCCCCTGGTTTTCTATCCACCTAACACTTTTTCCCAAACTAGTGCTCCATTCACTCTGTTTTCTGCAACACAGATGCCCTTCCCGCCGAATTCTACAGCCTTGGAACTGCCCCCTGTCGCCAGCAACATTAGAGCACAGATCCTCACAGAAATTCAGGCTGTTGGCGCCAGAGGCGGACCCATTCCCATTCCCAACCCCagtaccaaagtattgagagctAATATTCCCATAAACCACCCATTGAGACCCCTCATTGACGCTTCTCTCAATTCCATCCTTCAAGCTATTTCCCCCAGAACCCTTCAATCCTACCTAACTGCATGGAAGTGTTTCAAGTCTTTTCACTCCATATACAAGCTGAATTTTCCAGATTATTCTTCGCTTACCATCACTTCATTCATATCTTATCTCAACAGCACCAAGAACCTCCAAGTCAGCTCCATCAAGGGTTATCTAAGCGGAATTCAATTTTTTCACAAACTTGCTTTTGGTCTGCCCTCTCCAGAAATATCCAATTCACAAACATCCATGCTCATCAAAGGCATCCAAAAGACTCAACCCACCCACCCAGACGCCAGACAACCAATAACTCTAGATATACTTACCAAATGTATCTCCACCCTCCGCCGAGGATACCACTCCACCAATACTGCCCGCACTCTGGATGCAATGTTCATATTGGCTTTCTTCGGTTTTCTCAGAAGCTCAGAAATTACCATCACATCCACCTTCAACCCAAAGCTTCATCCTACAATTTCAGACCTAGCAGTGCTAGATAACGAAACAATCTCTTACTTCATCAAACAAAGCAAGACGGACCAAATGAAAAAAGGGCATtccatttacattttcaacctTCCATCACCAATCCAGCCGTATCAATCCCTTTTAGCCTACCTTCATTTCAGAAGTTCGCAGACTAAACTTTTCTCTGAACCACTCTTCACAGACGATACTAACCGCCCCGTCACACGTTTCTGGTTCCAAAAACACCTCAAGTCTATACTGATTCTATCCGGCATCTCAGCAGACAACTTTTCTAGCCATTCATTCCGCATAGGTGCAGCAACCACAGCTGCTCAAAAAGGTCTCTCCCAGCACCAGATCCAAAAACTTGGTTGCTGGTCGTCAGAGGCTTTCAAGAGCTACATCCGCTCCAATCGCTCCCACATCAAAGAAGCCCAACAGACCCTCATCAGCTAA